One region of Mangifera indica cultivar Alphonso chromosome 3, CATAS_Mindica_2.1, whole genome shotgun sequence genomic DNA includes:
- the LOC123210134 gene encoding spermidine synthase 1-like encodes MNGEHKGRSWLEKEKLMEETKSIVSACNGGSAVAVSSVIHVGREEDDESTQEHHHPTIPGWFAEHCPLWPGQAHFLKVEKIIFQGKSEFQSMMVFQSSSYGKVFVLDGALQLTEKDEFSYQEMITHLPLCSIPNPKKVLLIGGGDGGILREISRHSSVEQIDICEIDTMLVNVYKEFFPEIAVGYEDSRVKLHVRDGTKFLKSVQCGTYDAIIVDAFDPIRPEDELFKSSFFELVAKALRPGGVMCIQAESLWYPALNIDDLVADCRRRFKGSSSYAWTIVPTYPSGVIGFMLCSTEGPSVDFKHPVNPMDPKQTFGVAKGPLKFYDSEVHSAAFCLPSFAKKSMNSKVIRN; translated from the exons ATGAACGGGGAACACAAAGGAAGAAGCTGGCTAGAGAAAGAAAAACTCATGGAAGAAACAAAGAGCATAGTTTCGGCTTGTAATGGAGGGTCTGCAGTTGCTGTAAGTTCAGTTATTCATGttggaagagaagaagatgatgaaagtACTCAGGAGCATCATCATCCCACCATTCCTGGGTGGTTTGCGGAGCATTGCCCACTATGGCCAG GCCAAGCACACTTCTTAAAggtagaaaaaattatatttcaaggAAAGTCTGAATTTCAAAGTATGATGGTGTTTCAg TCATCATCCTACGGCAAAGTTTTTGTTCTGGATGGAGCTCTCCAACTCACAGAAAAGGATGAGTTTTCGTACCAAGAAATGATCACTCATCTTCCTCTTTGCTCTATTCCCAATCCCAAAAAG gtgtTGCTTATTGGGGGAGGAGATGGTGGCATCCTACGTGAAATCTCTCGACATTCTTCGGTTGAGCAAATTGATATATGCGAGATTGATACGATGCTAGTGAAC GTGTATAAGGAATTCTTCCCTGAAATTGCTGTTGGATACGAGGACTCTCGAGTAAAACTTCATGTCAGAGATG GAACTAAATTTTTGAAGTCCGTTCAATGTGGTACCTATGATGCCATAATTGTAGATGCATTTGACCCAATAA GACCTGAAGATGAACTATTCAAAAGTTCCTTCTTTGAGTTGGTGGCAAAAGCTCTCCGCCCCGGCGGGGTGATGTGTATCCAGGCAGAAAGTCTATGGTATCCAGCCCTCAACATTGATGATCTCGTTGCAGACTGTCGCCGGAGATTCAAAGGCTCTTCCAGCTATGCATGGACGATCGTTCCAACATATCCaag TGGAGTAATAGGTTTCATGCTTTGCTCTACTGAGGGTCCATCTGTGGACTTCAAACATCCTGTCAACCCCATGGATCCAAAGCAAACTTTCGGAGTGGCAAAAGGGCCGCTGAAATTTTACGACTCAGAG GTACATTCTGCGGCATTTTGTCTGCCATCATTTGCAAAGAAGTCAATGAACTCCAAAGTCATCCGAAATTAA